The following proteins are co-located in the Polymorphospora rubra genome:
- a CDS encoding CAP domain-containing protein: MRTVAPALTPADGGDSVYGESHEPDRPPTSRGRGRHRGPRRLSGLFGLAAVVSVLLVGLGVGAALLPSYLAGGPETTSTGVTTGDGAGNGLVNPDGLPLATDPATATPTGSATPSDSPSPAPTPTSASPRPTPKPSKTSATPSRTPSRTPTTRTESGGGGSQEEQVVAIVNQRRAEAGCGAVRTNANLAKAARLHSEDQAAHSRMSHEGSNGSSPWQRAEQAGYQRAISENVAAGYRTPAAVMEGWMNSPGHRANILNCDAKAIGMGIARSADGTIYWTQMFGSAV; encoded by the coding sequence ATGCGTACGGTCGCACCGGCCCTGACCCCGGCAGACGGAGGCGACAGCGTGTACGGCGAAAGCCACGAGCCCGACCGGCCACCGACGTCGCGCGGACGGGGTCGGCACCGCGGCCCACGCCGGCTGTCCGGGCTGTTCGGTCTCGCCGCCGTGGTCAGCGTGCTGCTGGTCGGCCTCGGCGTCGGCGCGGCCCTGCTGCCGTCGTACCTCGCCGGCGGACCCGAGACGACCTCGACCGGGGTCACCACCGGTGACGGCGCCGGCAACGGACTGGTCAACCCGGACGGGCTGCCGTTGGCGACCGACCCGGCCACTGCGACCCCGACCGGCTCGGCCACCCCGAGCGACAGCCCGTCGCCCGCTCCCACCCCGACGTCGGCCAGTCCCCGCCCCACCCCGAAGCCGTCGAAGACCAGCGCCACCCCGAGCCGTACACCGAGCCGCACCCCCACGACGCGCACCGAGTCGGGCGGGGGCGGCAGCCAGGAGGAGCAGGTCGTCGCGATCGTCAACCAGCGCCGGGCGGAGGCCGGCTGCGGCGCCGTACGCACCAACGCCAACCTGGCGAAGGCGGCCCGGCTGCACAGCGAGGACCAGGCCGCGCACAGCCGGATGTCGCACGAGGGCAGCAACGGCAGCTCCCCGTGGCAACGCGCCGAGCAGGCCGGCTACCAGCGGGCGATCAGCGAGAACGTCGCCGCCGGCTACCGGACCCCGGCCGCGGTGATGGAGGGCTGGATGAACAGCCCCGGCCACCGGGCCAACATCCTGAACTGCGACGCCAAGGCGATCGGCATGGGGATCGCCCGGTCGGCCGACGGCACGATCTACTGGACCCAGATGTTCGGCTCCGCCGTCTGA
- the smc gene encoding chromosome segregation protein SMC, with product MHLKSLTVKGFKSFASATTLRLEPGITCVVGPNGSGKSNVVDAIAWVLGEQGAKALRGGKMEDVIFAGTAGRAPLGRAEVTLTIDNTDGALPIEYTEVSITRRMFRSGESEYEINGDSCRLLDIQELLSDSGIGREMHVIVGQGRLDAVLHAKPEDRRAFIEEAAGVLKHRKRKERALRKLDAMQVNLNRLTDLTAELRRQLKPLGRQAEVARRAAGIQANLRDARLRLLADDLATLRSTLDKEIADEAALRERREIVEAEHAVVQERLAEVEAALAQDAPLLAAAQDTWYRLSTLQERFRSTQQLAGERHRHLSVAPEDERPGRDPDQLAAEAERIRAQEEDLRAALTEDQVRLAEAVEGRQELERQLAEAERALVVAAKAIADRREGLAKLTGQVDSARARSGSAAEEIARLAAAHADALGRAEKAQAEVDAVAASSSEADRDNADLDARHDEAVAAHEAAGATVRQLSDAERAAEKDAATWKAREEALAMGLRRKDGAGALLARADQVPGLLGNLSAMLTVEPGHEAALAAALGGLADAVAVSGVDEATEAMRLLKISDAGRADLLVGGPDGPGMTGSADALRPALPEGARWAPDLVKCPEEVRPAVHRALRDVVLVNDLEAAARLAARNPELRAVTPDGDVVGAYAAAGGSAKAPSFIEVQAAVEEARANRIAAEATGAELKEQLVVGRAEVADRKEAVSVAAAAKREAEGQRNAAARRLAELGAAARSAKAETERLAASRDRAEQARDRDLAGIAELEERLRLAEATPIDEDPSTEERDQLAAALPRARQNEMEVRLAVRTAEERVASIAGRADSLLRQANAERAARERAAARKAARVRGAGIARAVEIGARDALGRLAGSLAGAERTRDDIARARAHREAELQQTRATAKRLGADLERLTSEVHRDEVARAEQRMRIEQLEAKAAEDFALDVATLIAEYGPANPVPPTPADVAAAEKDGKPVPEPVPYDRPAQEKRAAKAERELTLLGKVNPLALEEFAALEERFKFLSEQLEDLKATRRDLLTVVKDVDERILEVFASAYADTAREFEQVFNVLFPGGEGRLVLTEPDDLLTTGVEVEARPPGKKIKRLSLLSGGERSLTAVAMLVAIFRARPSPFYIMDEVEAALDDVNLGRLITLMAQLRERSQLIIITHQKRTMEVADALYGVTMRGGVTQVISQRINTGGVE from the coding sequence GTGCATCTCAAGAGCCTGACGGTGAAGGGCTTCAAGTCCTTCGCCTCCGCCACGACATTGCGGCTGGAACCGGGGATCACCTGCGTGGTCGGTCCCAACGGGTCCGGCAAGTCCAATGTCGTCGACGCGATCGCCTGGGTGCTCGGTGAGCAGGGTGCCAAGGCCCTGCGGGGCGGCAAGATGGAAGACGTGATCTTCGCGGGCACCGCGGGCCGGGCGCCGCTGGGTCGGGCCGAGGTCACCCTCACCATCGACAACACCGACGGCGCCCTGCCGATCGAATACACCGAGGTCTCGATCACCCGCCGGATGTTCCGCTCCGGCGAGAGCGAGTACGAGATCAACGGCGACTCCTGCCGGCTGCTCGACATCCAGGAGCTGCTCAGCGACTCCGGCATCGGCCGGGAGATGCACGTCATCGTCGGGCAGGGCCGGCTCGACGCCGTACTGCACGCCAAGCCGGAGGACCGCCGCGCGTTCATCGAGGAGGCCGCCGGCGTACTCAAGCACCGCAAGCGCAAGGAACGGGCACTGCGCAAGCTCGACGCGATGCAGGTCAACCTCAACCGGCTCACCGACCTGACCGCCGAGCTGCGCCGCCAGCTCAAGCCGCTCGGCCGGCAGGCCGAGGTGGCCCGCCGGGCCGCCGGCATCCAGGCCAACCTGCGTGACGCCCGGCTACGGCTGCTCGCCGACGACCTGGCCACCCTGCGTTCCACGCTGGACAAGGAGATCGCCGACGAGGCGGCGCTGCGTGAGCGTCGCGAGATCGTCGAGGCCGAGCACGCCGTGGTGCAGGAACGGCTGGCCGAGGTCGAGGCGGCGCTGGCCCAGGACGCCCCGCTGCTCGCCGCCGCCCAGGACACGTGGTACCGGCTGTCCACCCTCCAGGAGCGGTTCCGGTCCACCCAGCAGCTTGCCGGCGAACGGCACCGGCACCTCAGCGTCGCACCCGAGGACGAGCGCCCGGGCCGTGACCCGGACCAGCTCGCGGCCGAGGCCGAGCGGATCCGGGCCCAGGAGGAGGACCTGCGCGCCGCGCTGACCGAGGACCAGGTACGCCTCGCCGAGGCGGTCGAGGGGCGTCAGGAGCTGGAACGGCAGCTCGCCGAGGCGGAGCGGGCGCTGGTCGTCGCCGCGAAGGCGATCGCCGACCGGCGGGAGGGGCTGGCCAAGCTCACCGGGCAGGTCGACTCGGCGCGGGCCCGCAGCGGCTCGGCGGCCGAGGAGATCGCCCGGCTGGCCGCCGCGCACGCCGACGCGCTGGGCCGGGCCGAGAAGGCGCAGGCCGAGGTCGACGCGGTCGCCGCCAGCTCGTCCGAGGCCGACCGGGACAACGCCGACCTCGACGCCCGGCACGACGAGGCGGTCGCCGCGCACGAAGCGGCCGGCGCGACCGTACGGCAGCTTTCCGACGCCGAGCGGGCCGCCGAGAAGGACGCGGCGACCTGGAAGGCCCGCGAGGAGGCGCTCGCGATGGGGCTGCGCCGCAAGGACGGCGCCGGGGCGCTGCTGGCCCGCGCCGACCAGGTGCCGGGCCTGCTGGGCAACCTGTCCGCGATGCTGACCGTCGAGCCGGGGCACGAGGCGGCGCTGGCCGCCGCGCTCGGCGGGCTCGCCGACGCCGTCGCGGTCAGCGGCGTCGACGAGGCGACCGAGGCGATGCGGTTGCTCAAGATCTCCGATGCCGGGCGGGCCGACCTGCTGGTCGGCGGCCCCGACGGTCCCGGGATGACCGGGTCGGCCGACGCGCTGCGGCCGGCCCTGCCCGAGGGTGCCCGCTGGGCGCCGGACCTGGTCAAATGCCCCGAAGAGGTACGACCGGCCGTGCACCGGGCGCTGCGGGACGTCGTACTCGTCAATGATCTTGAGGCGGCGGCCCGGCTGGCGGCCCGCAACCCGGAGCTGCGCGCGGTCACGCCCGACGGCGACGTGGTCGGCGCCTACGCGGCGGCCGGCGGCTCGGCGAAGGCGCCGAGCTTCATCGAGGTCCAGGCCGCCGTCGAGGAGGCCCGGGCCAACCGGATCGCCGCCGAGGCGACCGGCGCCGAACTCAAGGAGCAACTCGTCGTCGGCCGGGCCGAGGTCGCCGACCGCAAGGAGGCCGTCTCGGTCGCCGCGGCCGCGAAGCGCGAGGCCGAGGGGCAGCGTAACGCCGCCGCCCGCCGGCTCGCCGAGCTCGGCGCCGCCGCCCGGTCGGCCAAGGCCGAGACCGAACGGCTCGCGGCGTCGCGCGACCGGGCCGAGCAGGCCCGCGACCGTGACCTCGCCGGCATCGCCGAGCTGGAGGAGCGGCTGCGGCTGGCCGAGGCCACCCCGATCGACGAGGACCCGTCCACCGAGGAACGCGACCAACTCGCCGCCGCGCTGCCCCGGGCCCGGCAGAACGAGATGGAGGTACGCCTCGCGGTCCGCACCGCCGAGGAGCGGGTCGCCTCGATCGCCGGCCGGGCCGACTCGCTGCTGCGCCAGGCCAACGCCGAACGGGCCGCCCGGGAACGGGCCGCCGCCCGCAAGGCGGCCCGGGTCCGCGGCGCCGGCATCGCCCGGGCCGTCGAGATCGGTGCCCGCGACGCGCTCGGCCGGCTGGCCGGCTCGCTGGCCGGCGCCGAGCGGACCCGCGACGACATCGCCCGGGCCCGCGCCCACCGGGAGGCGGAACTCCAGCAGACCCGGGCCACCGCCAAGCGGCTCGGCGCCGACCTCGAACGGCTCACCAGCGAGGTGCACCGCGACGAGGTGGCCCGCGCCGAGCAGCGGATGCGGATCGAACAGCTGGAGGCGAAGGCCGCCGAGGACTTCGCCCTCGACGTGGCGACCCTGATCGCCGAGTACGGTCCCGCCAACCCGGTGCCGCCGACCCCGGCCGACGTGGCCGCCGCCGAGAAGGACGGCAAGCCGGTCCCCGAACCGGTGCCGTACGACCGGCCGGCGCAGGAGAAGCGGGCGGCGAAGGCCGAACGCGAACTCACCCTGCTCGGCAAGGTCAACCCGCTGGCGCTGGAGGAGTTCGCGGCACTGGAGGAACGGTTCAAGTTCCTCTCCGAGCAGCTCGAGGACCTGAAGGCCACCCGCCGTGACCTGCTCACCGTGGTGAAAGACGTCGACGAGCGCATCCTGGAGGTCTTCGCCAGCGCGTACGCCGACACGGCCCGCGAGTTCGAACAGGTCTTCAACGTGCTCTTCCCCGGCGGCGAGGGCCGGCTGGTGCTGACCGAACCCGACGACCTGCTCACCACCGGTGTCGAGGTGGAGGCCCGGCCACCGGGCAAGAAGATCAAGCGGTTGTCGCTGCTGTCCGGCGGCGAACGCTCGCTGACGGCCGTCGCCATGCTCGTGGCGATCTTCCGGGCCCGGCCCAGCCCGTTCTACATCATGGACGAGGTCGAGGCGGCGCTCGACGACGTCAACCTCGGCCGCCTGATCACCCTGATGGCCCAGCTACGGGAACGGAGTCAGCTCATCATCATCACCCACCAGAAGCGCACCATGGAGGTCGCCGACGCGCTCTACGGCGTCACCATGCGTGGCGGCGTCACCCAGGTGATCAGCCAGCGGATCAACACCGGAGGCGTGGAGTGA
- a CDS encoding HAD family hydrolase, which yields MSQRKRVTALLLDFDGVLRRWDPAVTAGVEREYGLAGGSLHAAAMAPERLTPAVTGQVSDAAWMAGVAEAIAGQAGGVATARAAVDAWQAYRGEVDPDVLALVREVRAAGVRVGLGTNATDVLDADLAALGLTGEVDLVVNSSVVGAAKPSREFFLAAATALATLPDQVLFVDDDDRAVRGARVAGLSALRWSGPADLPYVRAALAA from the coding sequence GTGAGCCAGCGCAAGCGGGTCACCGCCCTGCTGCTCGACTTCGACGGGGTGCTCCGCCGCTGGGACCCGGCGGTCACCGCCGGCGTCGAACGGGAGTACGGCCTCGCCGGGGGCAGTCTGCACGCCGCCGCGATGGCGCCGGAGCGGCTGACCCCGGCGGTCACCGGGCAGGTCAGCGACGCCGCCTGGATGGCCGGGGTGGCCGAGGCGATCGCCGGGCAGGCCGGTGGTGTGGCGACGGCCCGCGCCGCCGTCGACGCCTGGCAGGCGTACCGGGGCGAGGTCGACCCGGACGTGCTCGCCCTGGTCCGCGAGGTCCGGGCCGCCGGCGTACGGGTCGGGCTGGGCACCAACGCCACCGACGTGCTCGACGCCGACCTGGCCGCGCTCGGGCTGACCGGCGAGGTCGACCTGGTGGTCAACTCGTCGGTGGTCGGAGCGGCCAAGCCGTCGCGGGAGTTCTTCCTGGCCGCCGCCACCGCGCTCGCGACACTGCCGGACCAGGTGCTCTTCGTCGACGACGACGACCGGGCGGTGCGCGGTGCCCGGGTCGCCGGCCTGTCGGCGTTGCGCTGGAGCGGGCCCGCCGACCTCCCGTACGTCCGCGCCGCCCTGGCCGCCTGA
- a CDS encoding alkaline phosphatase D family protein, with protein sequence MPGTTAELLIGPLLRRVVGTSATIWVETTGPGTVSVRTPDGAGGSASTFTAFGHHYALVVVEGLAPDTLTPYEVLIDDKRVWPLPDSPYPASVIRTRPADRTGPVRLIFGSCRETTQHSTTRRLPPDALDAYSRRLMAQGPDSPARPDLMVLLGDQVYADNTSPEVRRFLQGHADRPAGAPAGQVVSYDEYTKLYLESWRDPEIRWLLATVPSVMIFDDHEVIDDWNTSASWRADVRREPWWAERISSGLASYWVYQHLGNLEPDEIAADPVYAAVVAADDATGVLREFGGRVDGESDTGRPARSYRWSYRLDVGRTRIVVLDNRCSRVLDRASRAMLPPDEWSWFVDQTHGDYDHLVVGASLPWLLPPGIHHLEAWNERLAGSARPRVAALSEKVRRVFDLEHWAAFRRSFDDLAELFARLGSGRPVGAGDGADDAADDAAGNRVGAGAAYRAPASISVLGGDVHHSYVARAHFAAGVTTPVHQLTCSPIHNQVPAFMRPVMRLGWWRGPAAAVGALARSAGLRRPAVGWRRLAGPYFGNAISTLLHEGRSARVTVEGTRKDGGLRIVAQQPLAD encoded by the coding sequence ATGCCAGGCACCACTGCCGAACTGCTGATCGGGCCGCTGCTGCGGCGGGTGGTCGGCACCAGCGCGACGATCTGGGTGGAGACGACCGGTCCCGGGACGGTCAGCGTGCGTACGCCGGACGGGGCCGGCGGCTCGGCATCCACGTTCACCGCGTTCGGCCACCACTACGCGCTGGTCGTCGTCGAGGGACTGGCCCCGGACACGCTGACGCCGTACGAGGTCCTCATCGACGACAAGCGGGTCTGGCCGCTGCCCGACTCGCCGTACCCGGCGAGTGTGATCAGGACCCGGCCGGCCGACCGGACCGGCCCGGTACGTCTGATCTTCGGCTCCTGCCGGGAGACGACCCAGCACTCGACGACCCGGCGGCTGCCCCCGGACGCCCTCGACGCCTACTCCCGTCGGCTGATGGCCCAGGGGCCCGACTCCCCCGCCCGGCCGGACCTGATGGTGCTGCTCGGCGACCAGGTGTACGCCGACAACACGTCGCCGGAGGTACGCCGGTTCCTGCAGGGACACGCGGACCGACCCGCGGGCGCACCGGCCGGCCAGGTGGTCAGCTACGACGAGTACACCAAGCTCTATCTGGAGTCGTGGCGCGATCCGGAGATCCGCTGGCTGCTGGCGACCGTACCGAGTGTGATGATCTTCGACGACCACGAGGTGATCGACGACTGGAACACCTCGGCCTCGTGGCGTGCCGACGTACGCCGGGAACCGTGGTGGGCGGAGCGGATCAGCAGCGGACTGGCGTCGTACTGGGTCTACCAGCACCTGGGCAACCTCGAACCGGACGAGATCGCGGCCGACCCCGTCTACGCCGCGGTCGTCGCCGCCGACGACGCGACCGGGGTGCTGCGCGAGTTCGGCGGGCGCGTCGACGGCGAGTCCGACACGGGGCGGCCGGCGCGCAGCTACCGGTGGAGCTACCGGCTCGACGTCGGGCGGACCCGGATCGTGGTGCTCGACAACCGGTGCAGCCGGGTCCTCGACCGGGCCTCCCGCGCCATGCTGCCGCCGGACGAGTGGTCGTGGTTCGTCGACCAGACCCACGGCGACTACGACCATCTGGTGGTCGGGGCGTCGCTGCCGTGGCTGCTGCCGCCCGGCATCCACCACCTGGAGGCGTGGAACGAGCGGCTCGCCGGGTCGGCGCGGCCCCGGGTCGCGGCCCTGTCGGAGAAGGTCCGTCGGGTCTTCGACCTGGAACACTGGGCGGCCTTCCGCCGCTCCTTCGACGACCTGGCCGAGTTGTTCGCCCGGCTCGGCAGCGGTCGGCCCGTCGGGGCCGGGGACGGGGCCGACGACGCGGCCGACGACGCGGCCGGGAACCGGGTCGGGGCCGGAGCGGCGTACCGGGCACCGGCGTCGATCAGTGTGCTCGGTGGCGACGTGCACCACTCGTACGTGGCCCGGGCGCACTTCGCCGCCGGGGTGACCACCCCGGTGCACCAGCTGACCTGCTCGCCGATCCACAACCAGGTGCCGGCGTTCATGCGGCCGGTGATGCGGCTGGGCTGGTGGCGCGGGCCGGCCGCGGCGGTGGGGGCGCTGGCCCGCTCCGCCGGGCTGCGGCGCCCGGCCGTCGGCTGGCGCAGGCTCGCCGGGCCGTACTTCGGCAACGCGATCAGCACGCTGCTGCACGAGGGCCGGTCGGCCCGGGTGACGGTCGAGGGCACCCGCAAGGACGGTGGGCTGAGGATCGTGGCCCAGCAGCCCCTGGCGGACTGA
- the ftsY gene encoding signal recognition particle-docking protein FtsY, which yields MDYVVLALILLGVLVLGGLGLMVPRLRRRPGPPPDGTTTGTSVEDRPVPPPVLTPEAEQDVLVAPPPVETPTAPAPPAPPPVAPPTVEKPEPTAGRLVRLRARLARSQNVFGKSLLGLLSRDRLDEDAWEEIEDSLITADVGVDATREIVDRLRERTKVLGTRSATELRALLAAELVNALDPAMDRSLRVAATAAAADGARTPAVVLVVGVNGAGKTTTCGKIARVLVADGHSVLLGAADTFRAAAAEQLTTWAGRVGAEVVRGPEGADPASVAFDAVRRGIDTGVDAVLIDTAGRLQNKVGLMDELGKVKRVVEKHGPVDETLLILDATTGQNGLSQARVFTEVVDVTGVVLTKLDGTAKGGIVIAVQRQLGIPVKLVGLGEGPDDLAPFDPAQFVDALLGTEPLGTDA from the coding sequence ATGGATTACGTCGTCCTCGCTCTGATCTTGCTGGGCGTCCTGGTGCTCGGTGGACTCGGACTGATGGTGCCCCGGCTGCGCCGGCGCCCAGGCCCGCCGCCGGACGGGACCACCACGGGCACCAGCGTCGAGGACCGGCCGGTGCCACCGCCGGTGCTGACCCCGGAGGCGGAACAGGACGTCCTGGTCGCGCCGCCGCCGGTCGAGACGCCGACCGCGCCCGCCCCACCGGCGCCGCCACCGGTCGCGCCGCCGACGGTCGAGAAGCCCGAGCCGACCGCCGGCCGGCTGGTCCGGCTGCGGGCCCGGCTCGCCCGCTCCCAGAACGTGTTCGGCAAGAGCCTGCTCGGCCTGCTCTCCCGCGACCGTCTCGACGAGGACGCCTGGGAGGAGATCGAGGACAGCCTGATCACCGCCGACGTCGGGGTGGACGCCACCCGGGAGATCGTCGACCGGCTCCGGGAACGGACCAAGGTGCTCGGCACCCGGTCGGCGACCGAACTGCGGGCGCTGCTCGCCGCCGAACTGGTCAACGCCCTCGACCCGGCGATGGACCGCTCGCTCAGGGTCGCCGCGACGGCCGCCGCCGCGGACGGTGCCCGTACCCCGGCGGTGGTCCTGGTGGTCGGGGTCAACGGCGCGGGCAAGACGACGACCTGCGGGAAGATCGCGCGGGTCCTGGTCGCCGACGGCCACAGCGTGCTGCTCGGCGCCGCCGACACGTTCCGGGCCGCCGCCGCCGAGCAGCTGACCACCTGGGCCGGCCGGGTCGGTGCCGAGGTGGTCCGCGGTCCCGAGGGGGCCGACCCGGCGAGTGTCGCGTTCGACGCGGTGCGCCGGGGCATCGACACCGGGGTCGACGCCGTCCTGATCGACACCGCCGGCCGGCTCCAGAACAAGGTCGGCCTGATGGACGAACTGGGCAAGGTCAAGCGGGTGGTGGAGAAGCACGGCCCGGTCGACGAGACGCTGCTGATCCTCGACGCCACCACCGGGCAGAACGGGCTGAGCCAGGCCCGGGTGTTCACCGAGGTCGTGGACGTGACCGGGGTGGTGCTCACCAAGCTCGACGGCACCGCCAAGGGCGGCATCGTGATCGCCGTACAGCGGCAGTTGGGCATCCCGGTCAAGCTGGTCGGGCTGGGTGAGGGCCCCGACGATCTGGCACCGTTCGACCCGGCGCAGTTCGTCGACGCACTCCTGGGTACCGAGCCGCTTGGCACGGACGCGTAA
- a CDS encoding aminoglycoside phosphotransferase family protein: protein MTSQEIPLHGGNVSTVVRVGDTVRRNVGPWTQSVHALLRHLEYVGFTGSPRALGMDERNREVLSYLEGECGEYPLAPHWVTDEALVTVATMLRMFHDAQYGFQPPPNAVWRSFGPPPPDTEVICHHDAAPHNVIWRPDGTLALIDFDLASPGARIYDVAYAAWTWVPLFSDRDSYTLGWKRPDRPRRLRLFADAYGLIPRDRHRLVRTIRKRIVDHVEGIRRMAAAGDPAFVRIVHKGHLRRPMRDLRLLDYERHTLEYALR from the coding sequence GTGACTTCGCAGGAGATCCCGCTCCACGGCGGCAACGTGAGCACCGTCGTTCGGGTGGGTGACACCGTCCGGCGCAACGTCGGGCCGTGGACCCAGTCGGTCCACGCCCTGCTGCGCCACCTGGAGTACGTCGGTTTCACCGGCTCGCCCCGGGCGCTGGGCATGGACGAGCGCAACCGCGAGGTGCTGTCGTACCTCGAGGGGGAGTGCGGCGAATACCCGCTGGCGCCGCACTGGGTCACCGACGAGGCGCTGGTCACCGTCGCGACGATGCTGCGGATGTTCCACGACGCCCAGTACGGCTTCCAGCCGCCGCCGAACGCGGTGTGGCGGTCCTTCGGGCCGCCGCCGCCGGACACCGAGGTGATCTGCCACCACGACGCCGCGCCGCACAACGTGATCTGGCGGCCGGACGGCACCCTCGCGCTGATCGACTTCGACCTCGCCTCGCCCGGGGCCCGGATCTACGACGTGGCGTACGCCGCGTGGACGTGGGTGCCGCTCTTCTCCGACCGGGACTCGTACACGCTGGGCTGGAAGCGGCCCGATCGGCCCCGCCGGCTGCGGCTGTTCGCGGACGCGTACGGGCTGATCCCGCGCGACCGGCACCGGTTGGTGCGCACCATCCGCAAGCGGATCGTCGACCATGTCGAGGGCATCCGTCGGATGGCGGCGGCCGGTGACCCGGCGTTCGTGCGGATCGTGCACAAGGGGCATCTGCGCCGTCCGATGCGCGATCTGCGGCTGCTCGACTACGAGCGGCACACCCTCGAGTACGCACTGCGTTAA
- a CDS encoding ammonium transporter — translation MTPGLALFYGGMTRSKSVLNMMMMSFGAIGVVSLLWVFYGYSIAFGEDIGGITGDLSAAGLRGMLESGTEGGIPDLLFAGFQLMFAVITVALISGAIADRAKFGPWLIFAGLWATLVYFPVAHWVWGGGWIGADGLGVLDFAGGTAVHINAGAAALALALVLGKRVGWPKDKFKPHNLPMVLLGAALLWFGWFGFNAGSAGAADGAAAISLINTQVATAAAVLGWIVVEWLRDGKPTTLGAASGAIAGLVGITPACAFLEPLGAIALGLIAGAVCALAVGLKYKLKYDDSLDVVAVHMVGGIIGSLLIGFLSVEVLGGEGNAGLLYGGGIALLGKQALGVVVVLVYSFVVAYIIGFAIEKTIGFRASAEAEVEGIDNAEHAESAYEFTSTGGGFASIVGKPTSAAPTASTEPAEPAAPATEKVAG, via the coding sequence ATGACACCCGGCCTGGCACTGTTCTACGGCGGCATGACGCGTTCCAAGTCCGTGCTCAACATGATGATGATGAGCTTCGGTGCGATCGGAGTCGTCAGCCTGCTGTGGGTCTTCTACGGCTACAGCATCGCGTTCGGCGAGGACATCGGCGGGATCACCGGTGACCTGTCCGCCGCCGGCCTGCGCGGCATGCTGGAGTCCGGCACCGAGGGCGGCATCCCCGACCTGCTGTTCGCCGGCTTCCAGCTGATGTTCGCCGTGATCACCGTCGCGCTGATCAGCGGCGCCATCGCCGACCGGGCCAAGTTCGGCCCCTGGCTGATCTTCGCCGGCCTGTGGGCCACCCTGGTCTACTTCCCGGTCGCGCACTGGGTGTGGGGCGGCGGCTGGATCGGTGCGGACGGGCTCGGCGTGCTCGACTTCGCCGGTGGTACGGCCGTCCACATCAACGCCGGTGCGGCGGCCCTGGCCCTCGCCCTGGTGCTCGGCAAGCGGGTCGGCTGGCCGAAGGACAAGTTCAAGCCGCACAACCTGCCGATGGTGCTGCTCGGCGCGGCCCTGCTGTGGTTCGGCTGGTTCGGCTTCAACGCCGGCTCCGCCGGTGCCGCCGACGGTGCCGCCGCCATCTCGCTGATCAACACCCAGGTGGCCACCGCCGCCGCGGTGCTCGGCTGGATCGTGGTCGAGTGGCTGCGCGACGGCAAGCCGACCACCCTCGGTGCGGCCTCCGGCGCCATCGCCGGCCTGGTCGGCATCACCCCGGCCTGTGCCTTCCTGGAGCCGCTCGGCGCGATCGCGCTCGGCCTCATCGCCGGTGCCGTCTGCGCCCTGGCGGTCGGCCTGAAGTACAAGCTCAAGTACGACGACTCGCTCGACGTCGTCGCGGTCCACATGGTCGGCGGCATCATCGGCTCGCTGCTCATCGGCTTCCTCTCCGTCGAGGTGCTCGGCGGCGAGGGCAACGCCGGACTGCTCTACGGCGGCGGAATCGCGCTGCTCGGCAAGCAGGCGCTCGGGGTCGTCGTGGTGTTGGTCTACAGCTTCGTCGTCGCCTACATCATCGGCTTCGCCATCGAGAAGACGATCGGCTTCCGGGCCAGCGCCGAGGCCGAGGTCGAGGGCATCGACAACGCCGAGCACGCCGAGTCCGCGTACGAGTTCACCAGCACCGGTGGCGGCTTCGCCTCCATCGTCGGCAAGCCGACCAGCGCCGCGCCGACCGCGTCGACCGAGCCGGCGGAGCCGGCCGCCCCGGCCACCGAAAAGGTCGCCGGTTAA
- a CDS encoding P-II family nitrogen regulator: protein MKLVTAVIKPHQLDAVKEALHALGVAGLTVSEVQGYGRQKGHTEVYRGAEYTVEFLPKIRVEVLTDEIDVDKVVDAVVAAARTGKIGDGKVWVTAVEDVVRVRTGERGLDAL, encoded by the coding sequence ATGAAGCTGGTGACCGCGGTCATCAAGCCGCACCAACTGGACGCCGTCAAGGAAGCACTCCACGCCCTGGGCGTGGCCGGGCTCACCGTCAGCGAGGTCCAGGGCTACGGCCGGCAGAAGGGGCACACCGAGGTCTACCGGGGTGCCGAGTACACGGTGGAGTTCCTGCCGAAGATCCGGGTCGAGGTACTGACCGACGAGATCGACGTCGACAAGGTCGTCGACGCGGTGGTCGCCGCCGCCCGTACGGGCAAGATCGGGGACGGCAAGGTCTGGGTCACGGCCGTCGAGGACGTGGTCCGGGTCCGCACCGGTGAGCGCGGGCTCGACGCGCTCTGA